The Henckelia pumila isolate YLH828 unplaced genomic scaffold, ASM3356847v2 CTG_461:::fragment_3, whole genome shotgun sequence genome window below encodes:
- the LOC140871566 gene encoding lon protease homolog 2, peroxisomal isoform X1, translated as MAESVELPGRLAILPFRNKVLLPGAIIRISCTSPSSVKLVEQELWQREDKGLIGILPVRDVAEVPDAGPTPSPGIGTNLSERSSKVQEEAADISHKHGGKNQQEVIHWHNRGVAARALHLSRGVEKPSGRVTYTVVLEGLCRFSVQELSTRGTYYTARITSLDATKAEMDQVEQDPDFIALSRQFKATAMELISILEQKQKTGGRTKILLETVPVHKLADIFVASFEISFEEQLSTLDSVDIKMRLAKATELVDRHLQSIRVAEKITQKVEGQLSKSQKEFLLRQQMRAIKEELGDNEDDEDDVATLERKLQDVGMPANIWKYAQRELRRLKKMQPQQPGYNSSRAYLELLADLPWQKASEEQELDLKAARERLDSDHYGLMKVKQRIIEYLAVRKLKPDARGPVLCFVGPPGVGKTSLASSIAAALGRKFVRISLGGVKDEADIRGHRRTYVGSMPGRLIDGLKKVGVCNPVMLLDEIDKTGSDVRGDPASALLEVLDPEQNKTFNDHYLNVPFDLSKVIFVATANRMQPIPPPLLDRMEVIELPGYTPEEKLRIATRHLIPRVLDQHGLSYDFLQVPEAMVQLVIQRYTREAGVRNLERNLAALARAAAVRVAEQDQAVPLSKDVQRLASPILEGGLSDEAEVEMEVIPMDVNNHDISSAYRMTSPLVADEAMLEKVLGPPRYDDRETADRVATPGISVGLVWTAVGGEVQFVEATALVGKGDLHLTGQLGDVIKESAQIALTWVRARATELNLAAAKDSNLLEGRDIHIHFPAGAVPKDGPSAGVTLVTALVSLFSQRRVRADTAMTGELTLRGLVLPVGGIKDKVLAAHRYGVKRVILPERNLKDLVEVPAAVLSCLEILPAKRMEDVLEQAFVGGCPWKQNSKL; from the exons ATGGCTGAATCGGTGGAGCTGCCGGGCCGACTTGCTATTCTTCCATTCCGAAACAAAGTCTTGTTGCCTGGAGCAATCATTCGCATTAGTTGCACTTCACCCAGCAg TGTGAAATTGGTAGAACAAGAGTTGTGGCAGAGAGAAGATAAGGGATTAATAGGCATTTTGCCAGTTCGCGATGTTGCAGAGGTCCCGGATGCTGGCCCCACGCCTTCTCCAG gcattgGAACTAACTTAAGTGAAAGAAGCTCAAAAGTTCAAGAGGAAGCCGCCGATATCTCCCACAAACACGGTGGCAAGAATCAACAAGAAGTTATTCACTGGCATAacag GGGAGTTGCTGCCCGAGCTTTACATCTGTCAAGAGGAGTGGAGAAACCAAGTGGCAGGGTCACCTACACTGTAGTGCTCGAAGGTTTGTGCAGATTTAGCGTGCAGGAGCTGAGCACAAGAGGGACATACTACACTGCTCGGATCACTTCCCTTGATGCGACAAAAGCTG AGATGGATCAAGTGGAACAAGATCCAGATTTTATAGCACTATCTAGACAATTCAAGGCCACTGCAATGGAACTTATCTCTATTCTCGAGCAG AAACAAAAAACAGGTGGCAGGACTAAAATTCTCCTGGAAACAGTCCCCGTGCACAAACTGGCAGATATATTTGTTGCAAGCTTCGAGATTAGCTTTGAAGAACAGCTATCCACTTTAGATTCCGTGGATATCAAAATGAGGCTAGCAAAAGCAACTGAATTGGTTGATAGGCACTTACAG TCTATTCGAGTAGCGGAGAAGATTACACAAAAGGTCGAGGGACAGTTGTCAAAGTCACAGAAAGAATTTCTCCTTCGGCAACAG ATGAGGGCTATAAAGGAAGAACTTGGTGATAACGAGGATGACGAGGATGACGTGGCCACACTAGAGAGAAAATTACAAGATGTCGGGATGCCTGCAAACATCTGGAAATATGCTCAAAGAGAATTACG GAGGCTTAAAAAAATGCAGCCGCAGCAACCTGGATATAACAGCTCTCGTGCGTATTTGGAGCTTCTTGCTGACCTTCCCTGGCAAAAAGCCAGTGAAGAACAGGAATTGGATTTGAAAGCAGCAAGAGAGCGTCTCGACAGTGACCACTATGGTTTAATGAAAGTCAAGCAGCGTATAATTGAATATCTAGCTGTTCGGAAG CTCAAACCAGACGCAAGAGGCCCAGTGTTGTGCTTTGTCGGCCCACCAGGTGTAGGAAAGACATCTTTAGCCTCGTCAATTGCTGCTGCTTTGGGCAGAAAATTTGTGCGCATATCCCTTGGTGGTGTCAAAGACGAGGCTGACATTAGGGGCCACCGGCGAACATATGTTGGAAGCATGCCTGGACGTCTTATTGATGGGCTGAAG AAAGTTGGTGTTTGCAATCCAGTTATGCTTCTGGATGAGATTGACAAAACAGGTTCCGATGTCCGGGGTGATCCTGCTTCAGCACTTCTTGAGGTCCTTGATCCTGAACAGAACAAAACGTTCAATGATCA CTATTTGAATGTGCCATTTGACCTTTCGAAGGTTATATTTGTGGCTACTGCAAATAGGATGCAGCCTATTCCTCCGCCACTCTTAGACAGGATGGAAGTCATTGAGCTGCCTGGATATACCCCTGAAGAAAAGCTTCGAATAGCAACCCGACATTTAATTCCACGAGTTCTTGATCAACATGGACTGAGCTATGATTTTCTACAGGTTCCGGAG GCAATGGTACAGCTTGTCATCCAAAGATACACTAGGGAAGCTGGTGTCCGCAATCTGGAGAGAAATTTGGCTGCCTTGGCTCGTGCAGCGGCCGTCAGAGTTGCTGAACAAGATCAGGCTGTGCCACTTAGCAAAGATGTCCAGCGGCTGGCTTCACCTATATTGGAGGGTGGACTTTCTGACGAGGCTGAAGTAGAAATGGAAGTCATTCCAATGGATGTCAACAACCATGATATCTCAAGTGCATATCGTATGACCTCACCTTTGGTTGCGGATGAAGCTATGTTGGAAAAAGTTCTCGGA CCACCACGATATGATGATAGAGAAACTGCTGATCGAGTTGCAACTCCTGGGATATCTGTTGGACTTGTTTGGACAGCCGTTGGTGGGGAGGTTCAATTTGTTGAGGCTACCGCACTGGTGGGAAAAGGTGATTTGCATCTGACCGGGCAACTTGGGGATGTAATCAAAGAATCGGCACAAATTGCATTGACGTGG GTAAGAGCAAGAGCAACTGAACTTAATTTGGCCGCTGCTAAAGATTCTAATCTCCTCGAAGGTCGAGACATTCATATACATTTTCCTGCTGGGGCTGTCCCAAAGGATGGGCCTTCAGCTGGTGTAACTCTTGTAACCGCATTGGTTTCACTATTCAGTCAGCGAAGAGTTAGAGCAGATACAGCAATGACTGGAGAGTTGACTTTGAGGGGTTTAGTCTTACCTGTTGGTGGTATTAAGGACAAG GTTCTAGCGGCCCACAGATATGGAGTCAAAAGAGTTATTCTACCAGAGAGGAACTTAAAAGACTTAGTGGAGGTACCAGCAGCCGTGCTCTCTTGTTTGGAG
- the LOC140871807 gene encoding uncharacterized protein — protein sequence MATSSPAKTVGADGVAATSTPLSSNSSKNLRGLNKPKCIKCGNVARSRCPYQSCKSCCAKAQNPCHIHVLKGNSSFPDKVPSSSSPLSDQQPTEVSHSGRLRQLSNNFAQFSNLNAPFRSRKPLTRKDAQVINEWRFLKLKEFKDRGMETENEAFDRYAQNAGLLGEVFSINSERDDQIQEEQQSEVNTSSEENIERTVNDLKSKLRSDPVRTENVRKKIRYIVDQGLNKLGKPELSDGSGDLEVSKAIDPGQVDQVPASSNLIEKMNQVRNQEDLKACWETASQMYSWSNKTGLIESDDFPILAEQDGKSDPSQDRHPPLYSLPKWVTPVHVDQESLRKIDAQFSALENIENL from the exons ATGGCAACTTCATCTCCGGCCAAAACCGTCGGCGCCGACGGCGTCGCAGCGACGTCGACGCCGTTGAGCTCCAACTCTTCGAAAAACCTCCGCGGCCTCAACAAACCCAAGTGCATCAAGTGCGGCAACGTCGCTCGCTCCAG GTGTCCATACCAGTCGTGCAAAAGCTGTTGTGCAAAAGCTCAAAATCCTTGTCACATACACG TTTTAAAAGGCAATTCATCATTCCCGGACAAGGTGCCTTCTTCCAGCTCTCCCCTATCAGACCAGCAACCAACTGAAGTATCTCATTCAGG GAGACTTCGCCAACTTTCTAATAATTTTGCGCAGTTCAGTAATTTAAACGCTCCATTTCGATCTAGGAAGCCATTGACTCGAAAG GATGCACAAGTCATAAATGAGTGGAGGTTCTTAAAGTTGAAAGAATTCAAAGACCGAGGTATGGAGACAGAAAATGAAGCTTTTGACCGCTACGCGCAAAATGCTGGTCTGTTAGGAGAGGTTTTCTCAATCAATTCTGAGCGTGATGACCAGATTCAAGAAGAGCAGCAATCTGAAGTAAACACAAGTTCTGAAGAAAATATTGAGAGGACAGTGAACGACTTGAAGTCGAAGCTCAGATCAGATCCAGTGAGAACTGAAAACGTTAGAAAGAAGATTCGTTACATCGTGGATCAAGGTTTGAATAAACTTGGAAAGCCTGAGTTAAGTGACGGTAGTGGTGACCTTGAGGTTTCTAAAGCCATCGACCCTGGTCAAGTTGATCAGGTTCCTGCGTCAAGTAATCTTATTGAGAAAATGAATCAAGTCCGAAATCAAGAAGATCTGAAAGCATGTTGGGAGACCGCGTCTCAGATGTACAGTTGGAGTAATAAGACTGGCTTAATAGAATCTGATGATTTTCCTATTCTTGCGGAACAGGATGGCAAATCTGATCCATCTCAAGACCGGCATCCTCCTCTCTATTCTCTGCCGAAGTGGGTAACTCCTGTTCATGTGGATCAAGAATCTCTTAGGAAGATCGATGCACAATTTTCTGCTCTTGAAAACATTGAAAATTTATAG
- the LOC140871566 gene encoding lon protease homolog 2, peroxisomal isoform X2, producing the protein MAESVELPGRLAILPFRNKVLLPGAIIRISCTSPSSVKLVEQELWQREDKGLIGILPVRDVAEVPDAGPTPSPGIGTNLSERSSKVQEEAADISHKHGGKNQQEVIHWHNRGVAARALHLSRGVEKPSGRVTYTVVLEGLCRFSVQELSTRGTYYTARITSLDATKAEMDQVEQDPDFIALSRQFKATAMELISILEQKQKTGGRTKILLETVPVHKLADIFVASFEISFEEQLSTLDSVDIKMRLAKATELVDRHLQSIRVAEKITQKVEGQLSKSQKEFLLRQQMRAIKEELGDNEDDEDDVATLERKLQDVGMPANIWKYAQRELRRLKKMQPQQPGYNSSRAYLELLADLPWQKASEEQELDLKAARERLDSDHYGLMKVKQRIIEYLAVRKLKPDARGPVLCFVGPPGVGKTSLASSIAAALGRKFVRISLGGVKDEADIRGHRRTYVGSMPGRLIDGLKKVGVCNPVMLLDEIDKTGSDVRGDPASALLEVLDPEQNKTFNDHYLNVPFDLSKVIFVATANRMQPIPPPLLDRMEVIELPGYTPEEKLRIATRHLIPRVLDQHGLSYDFLQVPEAMVQLVIQRYTREAGVRNLERNLAALARAAAVRVAEQDQAVPLSKDVQRLASPILEGGLSDEAEVEMEVIPMDVNNHDISSAYRMTSPLVADEAMLEKVLGPPRYDDRETADRVATPGISVGLVWTAVGGEVQFVEATALVGKGDLHLTGQLGDVIKESAQIALT; encoded by the exons ATGGCTGAATCGGTGGAGCTGCCGGGCCGACTTGCTATTCTTCCATTCCGAAACAAAGTCTTGTTGCCTGGAGCAATCATTCGCATTAGTTGCACTTCACCCAGCAg TGTGAAATTGGTAGAACAAGAGTTGTGGCAGAGAGAAGATAAGGGATTAATAGGCATTTTGCCAGTTCGCGATGTTGCAGAGGTCCCGGATGCTGGCCCCACGCCTTCTCCAG gcattgGAACTAACTTAAGTGAAAGAAGCTCAAAAGTTCAAGAGGAAGCCGCCGATATCTCCCACAAACACGGTGGCAAGAATCAACAAGAAGTTATTCACTGGCATAacag GGGAGTTGCTGCCCGAGCTTTACATCTGTCAAGAGGAGTGGAGAAACCAAGTGGCAGGGTCACCTACACTGTAGTGCTCGAAGGTTTGTGCAGATTTAGCGTGCAGGAGCTGAGCACAAGAGGGACATACTACACTGCTCGGATCACTTCCCTTGATGCGACAAAAGCTG AGATGGATCAAGTGGAACAAGATCCAGATTTTATAGCACTATCTAGACAATTCAAGGCCACTGCAATGGAACTTATCTCTATTCTCGAGCAG AAACAAAAAACAGGTGGCAGGACTAAAATTCTCCTGGAAACAGTCCCCGTGCACAAACTGGCAGATATATTTGTTGCAAGCTTCGAGATTAGCTTTGAAGAACAGCTATCCACTTTAGATTCCGTGGATATCAAAATGAGGCTAGCAAAAGCAACTGAATTGGTTGATAGGCACTTACAG TCTATTCGAGTAGCGGAGAAGATTACACAAAAGGTCGAGGGACAGTTGTCAAAGTCACAGAAAGAATTTCTCCTTCGGCAACAG ATGAGGGCTATAAAGGAAGAACTTGGTGATAACGAGGATGACGAGGATGACGTGGCCACACTAGAGAGAAAATTACAAGATGTCGGGATGCCTGCAAACATCTGGAAATATGCTCAAAGAGAATTACG GAGGCTTAAAAAAATGCAGCCGCAGCAACCTGGATATAACAGCTCTCGTGCGTATTTGGAGCTTCTTGCTGACCTTCCCTGGCAAAAAGCCAGTGAAGAACAGGAATTGGATTTGAAAGCAGCAAGAGAGCGTCTCGACAGTGACCACTATGGTTTAATGAAAGTCAAGCAGCGTATAATTGAATATCTAGCTGTTCGGAAG CTCAAACCAGACGCAAGAGGCCCAGTGTTGTGCTTTGTCGGCCCACCAGGTGTAGGAAAGACATCTTTAGCCTCGTCAATTGCTGCTGCTTTGGGCAGAAAATTTGTGCGCATATCCCTTGGTGGTGTCAAAGACGAGGCTGACATTAGGGGCCACCGGCGAACATATGTTGGAAGCATGCCTGGACGTCTTATTGATGGGCTGAAG AAAGTTGGTGTTTGCAATCCAGTTATGCTTCTGGATGAGATTGACAAAACAGGTTCCGATGTCCGGGGTGATCCTGCTTCAGCACTTCTTGAGGTCCTTGATCCTGAACAGAACAAAACGTTCAATGATCA CTATTTGAATGTGCCATTTGACCTTTCGAAGGTTATATTTGTGGCTACTGCAAATAGGATGCAGCCTATTCCTCCGCCACTCTTAGACAGGATGGAAGTCATTGAGCTGCCTGGATATACCCCTGAAGAAAAGCTTCGAATAGCAACCCGACATTTAATTCCACGAGTTCTTGATCAACATGGACTGAGCTATGATTTTCTACAGGTTCCGGAG GCAATGGTACAGCTTGTCATCCAAAGATACACTAGGGAAGCTGGTGTCCGCAATCTGGAGAGAAATTTGGCTGCCTTGGCTCGTGCAGCGGCCGTCAGAGTTGCTGAACAAGATCAGGCTGTGCCACTTAGCAAAGATGTCCAGCGGCTGGCTTCACCTATATTGGAGGGTGGACTTTCTGACGAGGCTGAAGTAGAAATGGAAGTCATTCCAATGGATGTCAACAACCATGATATCTCAAGTGCATATCGTATGACCTCACCTTTGGTTGCGGATGAAGCTATGTTGGAAAAAGTTCTCGGA CCACCACGATATGATGATAGAGAAACTGCTGATCGAGTTGCAACTCCTGGGATATCTGTTGGACTTGTTTGGACAGCCGTTGGTGGGGAGGTTCAATTTGTTGAGGCTACCGCACTGGTGGGAAAAGGTGATTTGCATCTGACCGGGCAACTTGGGGATGTAATCAAAGAATCGGCACAAATTGCATTGAC GTAA